In the genome of Kitasatospora cathayae, one region contains:
- a CDS encoding F0F1 ATP synthase subunit B family protein encodes MNIELGPLRPDPALLALGLVQLFLLMSSLGFALLPRIERVRARRWDATEGRIERAEAVRAEAEATRYAALDEIAGARHEAARIRREYAERGAAAIAAARAEGVRDREHLLTTGRARLATGRTAAAGRLRQDVGELAVALAGRVVGEPVHTVAAERRTVERFLAGPLD; translated from the coding sequence GTGAACATCGAACTCGGCCCGCTCAGGCCCGATCCCGCCCTACTGGCCCTCGGCCTGGTCCAGCTCTTCCTGCTGATGTCCTCACTCGGCTTCGCCCTGCTCCCGCGCATCGAACGGGTGCGGGCCCGGCGGTGGGACGCGACCGAGGGCCGCATCGAACGCGCGGAGGCCGTCCGGGCCGAGGCCGAGGCGACCAGGTACGCCGCGCTGGACGAGATCGCCGGGGCCCGGCACGAGGCGGCCCGGATCCGCCGGGAGTACGCGGAGCGGGGCGCGGCGGCGATCGCGGCGGCCCGCGCCGAGGGCGTCCGCGACCGCGAGCACCTCCTCACCACCGGTCGCGCCCGGCTCGCCACCGGCCGGACCGCCGCCGCCGGCCGACTGCGCCAGGACGTCGGCGAACTGGCCGTCGCCCTGGCCGGCCGGGTGGTCGGCGAACCGGTGCACACCGTCGCCGCCGAGCGCCGCACGGTGGAACGTTTCCTCGCCGGGCCGCTGGACTAA
- the kynU gene encoding kynureninase: MITREECAALDAVDPLAAFRKEFALPDGVIYLDGNSLGALPVRTPERVAQVVEQEWGRELIRSWNDAGWFEQPYRLGRRIAPLIGADPAEVVVCDTTSVNLFKVLSAALELRPGRRTVLGDVEAFPTDLYIAEGVTGLVEGGRSVLVRPEELDRHLDGDVAAVVLSHVDYRTGELLDMPGITARVQAAGALMIWDVCHSVGALPVELGAANADFAIGCSYKYLNSGPGAPAFLYVAQRHLAAGPRQPLSGWFGHARPFAFEPGYDPKPGIGRFLTSSPSLLGQAALGASLDIWERADLAAVRTKSLALTDLFVSLVEGLDGVEVVTPREHARRGSQVALRHADGYPVVQALIARGVIGDFRAPDLMRFGFTPLYLSYTEVWDAARQLGEVLASGEWREERFSRRGEVT; encoded by the coding sequence ATGATCACGCGCGAGGAGTGCGCGGCGCTGGACGCCGTCGACCCGCTGGCGGCGTTCCGCAAGGAGTTCGCCCTGCCGGACGGGGTGATCTACCTGGACGGCAACTCGCTGGGCGCACTGCCGGTGCGCACACCGGAGCGGGTGGCGCAGGTGGTCGAGCAGGAGTGGGGCCGGGAGCTGATCCGCAGCTGGAACGACGCCGGCTGGTTCGAGCAGCCGTACCGGCTGGGGCGGCGGATCGCGCCGCTGATCGGGGCCGATCCGGCGGAGGTGGTCGTCTGCGACACCACCTCGGTGAACCTGTTCAAGGTGCTCTCGGCTGCGCTGGAGCTGCGTCCCGGGCGGCGCACGGTGCTCGGCGACGTCGAGGCCTTCCCCACCGACCTGTACATCGCCGAGGGCGTGACCGGTCTGGTCGAGGGCGGGCGCAGCGTGCTGGTCCGCCCCGAGGAGCTGGACCGGCACCTGGACGGCGACGTCGCCGCGGTGGTCCTGTCGCACGTGGACTACCGCACCGGCGAACTGCTGGACATGCCCGGGATCACCGCCCGGGTGCAGGCCGCGGGCGCCCTGATGATCTGGGACGTGTGCCACTCGGTGGGCGCGCTGCCGGTCGAACTCGGCGCCGCCAACGCGGACTTCGCGATCGGCTGCAGCTACAAGTACCTGAACTCCGGCCCCGGCGCGCCGGCCTTCCTGTACGTCGCGCAGCGGCACCTGGCGGCCGGTCCCCGGCAGCCGCTGAGCGGCTGGTTCGGGCACGCCCGCCCGTTCGCCTTCGAGCCCGGGTACGACCCGAAGCCGGGCATCGGACGCTTCCTGACCAGCTCGCCCTCGCTGCTCGGCCAGGCCGCCCTGGGCGCCTCGCTGGACATCTGGGAGCGGGCCGACCTGGCCGCCGTACGGACGAAGAGCCTGGCGCTGACCGACCTGTTCGTCTCGCTGGTCGAGGGCCTGGACGGGGTCGAGGTGGTGACCCCGCGCGAGCACGCCCGGCGGGGCAGCCAGGTCGCGCTGCGGCACGCGGACGGCTACCCGGTGGTGCAGGCGCTGATCGCGCGCGGAGTGATCGGCGACTTCCGCGCGCCGGACCTGATGCGCTTCGGCTTCACGCCGCTCTACCTGTCGTACACCGAGGTGTGGGACGCGGCCCGGCAGCTGGGCGAGGTGCTGGCGAGCGGCGAGTGGCGCGAGGAGCGCTTCTCCCGCCGGGGCGAGGTCACGTGA
- a CDS encoding tryptophan 2,3-dioxygenase, which produces MGHDTVETPNLSFGRGGRPGRGTPYAQYVRLEELHSLQHPRSKEPAELSFIVTTQVMELLFDLLRHEWTIARQALREDDLTTALAALRRGTHVQDVLVESWDLLATMTPQEFNSFRALFGEASGFQSSAFLHLEFLLGNKNAALLNMYDGMPETQAELTEALRSPGLYDEVLGLLARHGLAVHAEPSEQRYRPSEEVAAAWRRVYTEPEFAALQPLGEALLDVAERVTRWRQRHLSSVKRTMGAKPGSGGSSGLTWLRKAAEQDVFPELWTIRDEL; this is translated from the coding sequence ATGGGGCACGACACGGTGGAGACACCCAACCTGTCGTTCGGTCGGGGCGGCCGGCCGGGTCGGGGCACCCCGTACGCGCAGTACGTGCGCCTGGAGGAGCTGCACAGCCTCCAGCACCCGCGCAGCAAGGAGCCGGCCGAGCTGTCGTTCATCGTCACCACGCAGGTGATGGAGCTGCTCTTCGACCTGCTGCGGCACGAGTGGACGATCGCCCGGCAGGCGCTGCGCGAGGACGACCTCACCACCGCGCTGGCCGCGCTGCGCCGCGGCACCCACGTGCAGGACGTGCTGGTGGAGTCCTGGGACCTGCTGGCCACCATGACCCCGCAGGAGTTCAACTCCTTCCGCGCGCTGTTCGGCGAGGCCTCCGGCTTCCAGTCCTCGGCCTTCCTGCACCTGGAGTTCCTGCTCGGCAACAAGAACGCCGCGCTGCTGAACATGTACGACGGGATGCCTGAGACCCAGGCCGAACTGACCGAGGCGCTGCGCTCCCCCGGCCTGTACGACGAGGTGCTCGGCCTGCTGGCCCGGCACGGCCTGGCCGTGCACGCCGAGCCCTCGGAGCAGCGCTACCGGCCGTCCGAGGAGGTCGCGGCGGCCTGGCGCCGGGTGTACACCGAGCCGGAGTTCGCGGCCCTGCAGCCGCTCGGCGAGGCGCTGCTGGACGTGGCCGAGCGGGTCACCCGCTGGCGTCAGCGCCACCTGAGCTCGGTCAAGCGGACCATGGGCGCCAAGCCCGGCTCGGGCGGCTCCAGCGGGCTGACCTGGCTGCGCAAGGCGGCCGAGCAGGACGTGTTCCCGGAGCTGTGGACGATTCGGGACGAGCTGTGA
- a CDS encoding Lrp/AsnC family transcriptional regulator translates to MDAVDRRLLAELQADARLSYNELSRRVSLSAPAVAERVRRLEADGVISGYHAHVDPTRAGLAITALVQVQCYGPRCVLRDPEVATWPEVLQLHRVTGGACCVLLVAVATMAEFEALCDRLGGYGPPSSSMILSSPVPWRPLLPN, encoded by the coding sequence ATGGACGCCGTCGACCGCCGCCTGCTGGCCGAGCTGCAGGCCGACGCCAGGCTCTCGTACAACGAACTCTCCCGCCGGGTGAGCCTGTCCGCACCCGCGGTGGCCGAACGGGTCCGCCGCCTGGAGGCGGACGGAGTGATCAGCGGCTACCACGCCCACGTGGACCCCACCCGGGCCGGGCTGGCGATCACCGCGCTGGTCCAGGTCCAGTGCTACGGCCCGCGCTGCGTGCTGCGCGACCCCGAGGTGGCGACCTGGCCCGAGGTGCTCCAGTTGCACCGGGTCACCGGCGGGGCCTGCTGCGTGCTGCTGGTCGCGGTGGCCACGATGGCCGAGTTCGAGGCGCTCTGCGACCGGCTCGGCGGGTACGGCCCGCCGTCCAGCTCGATGATCCTCTCCAGCCCGGTGCCGTGGCGGCCACTGCTGCCGAACTGA
- a CDS encoding MarC family protein: MFVFNLSSAFITFFAVVGPPKTLLAFARLSRTRSDRELRRLAAWTTLISAVIGLVLGFGADAVTTLFHISDQSLRLAGGSIFFVYAVALVLGIHLGADRDDDERLANPMVDGIRELLLPYIASPLAISAVLVAALNRDDLAWKAAISGAYVGVVVLNYLCVAVLAPLMRRTHSTSLEVLSRLLGLLLAAVGVELFLEGLAGLGAHLPAAR, from the coding sequence ATGTTCGTCTTCAACCTCAGCAGTGCCTTCATCACCTTCTTCGCCGTGGTAGGCCCGCCGAAGACCCTGCTGGCCTTCGCCCGGCTGTCCCGCACCCGCAGCGACCGGGAGCTGCGGCGGCTGGCGGCGTGGACCACGCTGATCTCGGCAGTGATCGGCCTGGTGCTCGGATTCGGGGCGGACGCGGTCACCACGCTGTTCCACATCAGCGACCAGTCGCTGCGGCTCGCGGGCGGGTCGATCTTCTTCGTCTACGCGGTCGCGCTGGTCCTCGGCATCCACCTCGGCGCCGACCGCGACGACGACGAGCGCCTGGCGAACCCGATGGTCGACGGCATCCGCGAACTGCTGCTGCCGTACATCGCCAGCCCACTCGCGATCAGCGCCGTCCTGGTCGCCGCGCTCAACCGCGACGACTTGGCCTGGAAGGCCGCGATCTCCGGCGCGTACGTGGGCGTGGTGGTGCTCAACTACCTCTGCGTGGCCGTGCTCGCGCCGCTGATGCGGCGCACCCACAGCACCTCGCTGGAGGTGCTGTCCCGGCTGCTCGGGCTGCTGCTGGCGGCCGTCGGCGTGGAACTCTTCCTGGAGGGTCTGGCCGGGCTGGGGGCGCACCTGCCCGCGGCGCGCTGA
- a CDS encoding DoxX family protein, whose product MCLNRKDLGLLALRSAVGGVLIAHGTQKLFGWFGGGGLEGTTQAMDHMGFHPARESALAAGVGEAGGGALLVAGLATPAAGAVVAGTMAGAVSVHAPAGFFAMSGGYEYPALLGATGLAIGLAGPGRYSLDHLTGHVFDRPWVGVLAFVASAAGAYGVVARRRHLVRLREERAAVEADEQEGSGLS is encoded by the coding sequence ATGTGCCTGAACCGTAAGGACCTGGGCCTGCTGGCCCTGCGCAGCGCGGTCGGCGGGGTGCTGATCGCGCACGGCACCCAGAAGCTGTTCGGCTGGTTCGGTGGTGGCGGGCTGGAGGGCACCACCCAGGCGATGGACCACATGGGCTTCCACCCGGCCCGGGAGAGCGCCCTCGCGGCGGGCGTCGGCGAGGCGGGCGGCGGCGCGCTGCTGGTGGCCGGGCTGGCCACCCCGGCGGCCGGCGCGGTGGTGGCCGGGACGATGGCCGGCGCCGTGTCGGTGCACGCCCCGGCGGGCTTCTTCGCGATGTCCGGCGGCTACGAGTACCCGGCCTTGCTCGGCGCGACCGGGCTGGCGATCGGCCTGGCCGGCCCCGGGCGCTACTCGCTGGACCACCTGACCGGGCACGTCTTCGACCGGCCGTGGGTCGGTGTGCTGGCCTTCGTGGCGAGCGCGGCGGGTGCGTACGGCGTGGTGGCGCGCCGCCGTCACCTGGTGCGGCTGCGCGAGGAGCGGGCGGCGGTGGAGGCGGACGAGCAGGAGGGCTCGGGGCTGTCCTGA
- a CDS encoding FxLYD domain-containing protein, with protein MDRQPLTRATPGPRVTVRPQDPLPSRRQPLVAGALVAAVVGASVLVGCSSSGKGTSTSVSSALSAAASAGSALASAAGGAGSALASAVSQAGSALASVEARASQAVASASSAIAGIKGGLDAKGDVTVGAVTTGTDGRTLAQLTVTNHGQQSYRYLIQVNFTDENGKVLDATAVTVHDLAAGQSVQATARSNMTLAGRVKADVANAVRY; from the coding sequence ATGGACCGCCAGCCGCTCACCCGAGCCACCCCCGGACCGCGCGTCACCGTGCGGCCTCAGGACCCACTGCCGAGCCGCCGTCAACCCCTGGTCGCCGGGGCGCTGGTGGCGGCCGTCGTCGGCGCGTCGGTGCTGGTGGGCTGCTCGTCCTCCGGCAAGGGTACGAGCACTTCGGTCTCCTCGGCGCTGAGTGCCGCCGCCTCCGCCGGCTCGGCGCTGGCCTCGGCGGCGGGTGGGGCGGGGTCGGCGCTGGCCTCGGCGGTGAGCCAGGCGGGCTCGGCGCTCGCCTCGGTGGAGGCCCGGGCCTCGCAGGCGGTCGCGTCCGCCTCTTCGGCGATCGCCGGGATCAAGGGCGGGCTGGATGCGAAGGGGGACGTGACGGTCGGGGCGGTGACCACCGGGACGGACGGCAGGACGCTGGCGCAGCTGACCGTCACCAACCACGGCCAGCAGTCCTACCGGTACCTGATCCAGGTGAACTTCACCGACGAGAACGGCAAGGTGCTGGACGCGACCGCGGTGACCGTCCACGACCTGGCCGCGGGCCAGAGCGTCCAGGCGACCGCGCGCAGCAACATGACCCTCGCGGGCAGGGTCAAGGCGGACGTGGCCAACGCCGTCCGCTACTGA